A genomic segment from Salvia splendens isolate huo1 chromosome 13, SspV2, whole genome shotgun sequence encodes:
- the LOC121761533 gene encoding piriformospora indica-insensitive protein 2-like — MNVFRNMKKLEILDLSDNAFHGAMPESIGSAAALVKLDLSHNGFSGKIPENLSCLKKVEFLDQSYNKFGGFGFPLALTEMPSLKEVYLSGNFLGGEIPDIWEKMRGIIGIGLSSMGYVGKIPKSMGVQLRNACYIGLDNNMLRGVVPAELGELQFVGELNL, encoded by the coding sequence ATGAATGTTTTTCGGAACATGAAGAAGCTGGAGATTCTAGATCTGAGCGACAATGCTTTCCATGGAGCAATGCCGGAATCAATTGGATCCGCGGCTGCATTGGTGAAGCTCGATTTGAGCCACAACGGATTCTCTGGCAAAATTCCAGAGAATCTCTCGTGCTTGAAGAAGGTGGAGTTTCTCGATCAGAGCTACAACAAATTTGGGGGATTTGGGTTTCCTTTGGCTTTGACGGAGATGCCGAGTTTGAAGGAAGTGTATCTGAGCGGCAATTTTCTGGGAGGGGAGATTCCTGACATTTGGGAAAAGATGAGGGGCATAATTGGAATTGGGCTCTCCAGCATGGGGTATGTTGGTAAAATCCCCAAATCAATGGGGGTACAACTCAGGAATGCATGCTACATAGGGCTTGACAACAACATGCTTCGAGGGGTTGTACCTGCGGAGCTTGGTGAATTGCAGTTTGTGGGTGAGTTGAATTTGTAA
- the LOC121761566 gene encoding CRIB domain-containing protein RIC6-like, giving the protein MASKPKMKGIFKGFKYISQIFDDEKEGEIQIGLPTDVKHVAHIGWDGPAVDTPSWMNQFSESPGLHSAPLGPPTGGDKREPEIKWVSEDANTKRSNRNADLPDVPRSSRRNQSGDGESSPKKQKDPNKVKQRRNHSRDSVEGGSVKSNREPSDSANPGVPDPAKKSRRKKSRDSNGSARPRSRANADPGPDGESSIHNSELDNN; this is encoded by the exons ATGGCTTCAAAACCTAAGATGAAGGGCATTTTCAAGGGCTTCAAGTACATTTCCCAAATTTTTG ATGATGAAAAAGAAGGCGAAATACAAATTGGTTTACCCACAGATGTAAAGCATGTGGCGCATATTGGATGGGATGGACCTGCCGTTGATACCCCAAGCTGG ATGAATCAGTTTAGTGAATCTCCAGGTTTGCATTCTGCTCCTTTAGGGCCCCCAACTGGTGGAGACAAAAGGGAGCCTGAAATTAAATGGGTCTCTGAAG ATGCAAACACCAAGAGAAGTAATAGAAACGCTGATCTTCCTGACGTACCAAGATCGTCAAGGCGCAATCAGTCGGGAGATGGCGAGTCGTCTCCGAAGAAGCAAAAAGATCCCAATAAGGTAAAACAGAGGAGAAATCACTCAAGGGACTCAGTGGAAGGAGGTAGTGTTAAGTCGAACCGCGAGCCATCTGACTCGGCCAACCCCGGGGTCCCGGATCCCGCCAAGAAATCGCGAAGAAAAAAGTCAAGGGACTCCAATGGATCTGCACGTCCTCGGTCGAGGGCCAACGCCGATCCCGGCCCCGATGGTGAATCATCTATCCACAATTCCGAATTGGATAACAACTGA